From a single Callithrix jacchus isolate 240 chromosome 5, calJac240_pri, whole genome shotgun sequence genomic region:
- the CDC25B gene encoding M-phase inducer phosphatase 2 isoform X2, with protein sequence MEVPQPEPAPGSALSPAGVRGGAQRPGHLPGLLLGPQGLLGSPVRAAVSSPVTTLTQTMHDLAGLGSETPESQVGSLLFRSRGRLTCLPLSRRASESSLSSESSLSSESSESSDAGLCMDSPSPMDPQMAEQTFEQAIQAASRVIRNEHFAIRRFQSMPVRLLGHSPVLRNITNSQTPDGWRKSEAGGGDASSSGEDKENDGFVFKMPWKPPHLTSAHALAEWASRREAFAQRPSSAPDLMCLTPERKMDIEELSPMARGRFSLTPAEGDTEEDDGFVDILESDLKDDDAVPPGMESLISAPLVKTLEKEEEQDLIMYSKCQRLFRSPSMPCSVIRPILKRLERPQDRDTPVQNKRRRSVTPPEEQQEPEEPKARVLRSKSLCHDEIENLLDSDHRELIGDYSKAFLLQTVDGKHQDLKYISPETMVALLMGKFSNIVEKFVIVDCRYPYEYEGGHIKTAVNLPLERDAESFLLQSPITPCSLDKRVILIFHCEFSSERGPRMCRFIRERDRSVNDYPSLYYPEMYILKGGYKEFFPQHPNFCEPQDYRPMNHQAFKDELKTFRLKTRSWAGERSRRELCSRLQDQ encoded by the exons ATGGAGGTGCCCCAGCCCGAGCCCGCGCCAGGCTCGGCTCTCAGTCCAGCCGGCGTGCGCGGTGGCGCCCAGCGTCCTGGCCACCTCCCGGGCCTCCTGCTGGGACCTCAGGGGCTCCTAGGGTCCCCAGTGCGCGCGGCCGTTTCCTCGCCGGTCACCACCCTCACCCAGACCATGCACGACCTCGCCGGGCTCGGCAG CGAAACCCCAGAGAGTCAGGTAGGGAGCCTACTCTTCCGTAGCCGCGGCCGGCTGACATGCCTACCCCTGTCAAGACGGGCATCTGAATCCTCCCTGTCGTCTGAATCCTCCCTGTCGTCTGAATCCTCTGAATCTTCTGATGCAG GTCTCTGCATGGACTCCCCCAGCCCTATGGACCCCCAGATGGCGGAGCAGAC GTTTGAACAGGCCATCCAGGCAGCCAGCCGGGTCATTCGAAA TGAGCATTTTGCCATCAGACGCTTCCAGTCTATGCCG GTGAGGCTGCTGGGCCACAGCCCTGTGCTTCGGAACATCACCAACTCCCAGACACCCGATGGCTGGAGGAAGAGCGAGGCCGGCGGTGGAGATGCCAGCAGCTCTGGGGAAGACAAGGAGAAT GATGGATTTGTCTTCAAGATGCCATGGAAGCCCCCACATCTCACCTCTGCCCATGCTCTGGCAGAGTGGGCCAGCCGCAGGGAAGCCTTTGCCCAGAGGCCCAGCTCGGCCCCTGACCTGATG tgtctcactcctgAGCGGAAGATGGACATAGAGGAGCTCAGCCCCATGGCCCGAGGTCGCTTCTCTCTGACCCCTGCAGAGGGGGATACCGAGGAAGATGATGGATTTGTGGACATCCTGGAGAGTGACTTAAAG GACGATGATGCAGTCCCCCCGGGCATGGAGAGCCTCATTAGCGCCCCACTGGTCAAGACcttggaaaaggaagaggagcag GACCTCATCATGTACAGCAAGTGCCAGCGGCTCTTCCGCTCTCCATCCATGCCCTGCAGCGTGATCCGGCCCATCCTCAAGAGGCTGGAGCGGCCCCAGGACAGGGACACGCCAGTGCAGAATAAGCGGAGGCGGAGTGTGACCCCTCCGGAGGAGCAGCAGGAGCCTGAGGAACCT AAAGCCCGAGTCCTCCGCTCAAAATCACTGTGTCATGATGAGATCGAGAACCTCCTGGACAGTGACCACCGAGAGCTGATTGGAGATTACTCTAAG gCCTTCCTCCTACAGACTGTCGATGGAAAGCACCAAGACCTCAAGTACATTTCACCAGAAACG ATGGTGGCCCTGTTGATGGGCAAGTTCAGCAACATCGTGGAGAAGTTTGTGATTGTGGACTGCAGATACCCCTATGAGTATGAAGGTGGGCACATCAAG ACTGCGGTGAACTTGCCTCTGGAACGAGACGCCGAGAGCTTTCTGTTGCAGAGCCCCATCACACCCTgtagcctggacaagagagtcATCCTCATTTTCCACTGTGAATTCTCATCTGAGCGTGGGCCCCGAAT GTGCCGTTTCATCAGGGAGCGAGACCGTTCTGTCAATGACTACCCCAGCCTCTACTATCCCGAGATGTATATCCTGAAAGGCGGCTACAAGGAGTTCTTCCCTCAGCACCCG AACTTCTGTGAACCGCAGGACTACCGGCCCATGAACCACCAGGCCTTCAAGGATGAGCTAAAGACCTTCCGCCTGAAGACCCGCAGCTGGGCTGGGGAGCGGAGCCGGCGGGAGCTCTGCAGCAGGCTGCAGGACCAGTGA
- the CDC25B gene encoding M-phase inducer phosphatase 2 isoform X1 yields MEVPQPEPAPGSALSPAGVRGGAQRPGHLPGLLLGPQGLLGSPVRAAVSSPVTTLTQTMHDLAGLGSETPESQVGSLLFRSRGRLTCLPLSRRASESSLSSESSLSSESSESSDAGLCMDSPSPMDPQMAEQTFEQAIQAASRVIRNEHFAIRRFQSMPVRLLGHSPVLRNITNSQTPDGWRKSEAGGGDASSSGEDKENVCFWKAGMGALWGEEGACWGSSLACEDPPLSSWLQDGFVFKMPWKPPHLTSAHALAEWASRREAFAQRPSSAPDLMCLTPERKMDIEELSPMARGRFSLTPAEGDTEEDDGFVDILESDLKDDDAVPPGMESLISAPLVKTLEKEEEQDLIMYSKCQRLFRSPSMPCSVIRPILKRLERPQDRDTPVQNKRRRSVTPPEEQQEPEEPKARVLRSKSLCHDEIENLLDSDHRELIGDYSKAFLLQTVDGKHQDLKYISPETMVALLMGKFSNIVEKFVIVDCRYPYEYEGGHIKTAVNLPLERDAESFLLQSPITPCSLDKRVILIFHCEFSSERGPRMCRFIRERDRSVNDYPSLYYPEMYILKGGYKEFFPQHPNFCEPQDYRPMNHQAFKDELKTFRLKTRSWAGERSRRELCSRLQDQ; encoded by the exons ATGGAGGTGCCCCAGCCCGAGCCCGCGCCAGGCTCGGCTCTCAGTCCAGCCGGCGTGCGCGGTGGCGCCCAGCGTCCTGGCCACCTCCCGGGCCTCCTGCTGGGACCTCAGGGGCTCCTAGGGTCCCCAGTGCGCGCGGCCGTTTCCTCGCCGGTCACCACCCTCACCCAGACCATGCACGACCTCGCCGGGCTCGGCAG CGAAACCCCAGAGAGTCAGGTAGGGAGCCTACTCTTCCGTAGCCGCGGCCGGCTGACATGCCTACCCCTGTCAAGACGGGCATCTGAATCCTCCCTGTCGTCTGAATCCTCCCTGTCGTCTGAATCCTCTGAATCTTCTGATGCAG GTCTCTGCATGGACTCCCCCAGCCCTATGGACCCCCAGATGGCGGAGCAGAC GTTTGAACAGGCCATCCAGGCAGCCAGCCGGGTCATTCGAAA TGAGCATTTTGCCATCAGACGCTTCCAGTCTATGCCG GTGAGGCTGCTGGGCCACAGCCCTGTGCTTCGGAACATCACCAACTCCCAGACACCCGATGGCTGGAGGAAGAGCGAGGCCGGCGGTGGAGATGCCAGCAGCTCTGGGGAAGACAAGGAGAATGTGTGCTTCTGGAAGGCCGGGATGGGAGCTCTctggggagaggaaggggcaTGCTGGGGTAGTTCCCTGGCATGTGAGGACCCTCCTCTCTCATCTTGGCTGCAGGATGGATTTGTCTTCAAGATGCCATGGAAGCCCCCACATCTCACCTCTGCCCATGCTCTGGCAGAGTGGGCCAGCCGCAGGGAAGCCTTTGCCCAGAGGCCCAGCTCGGCCCCTGACCTGATG tgtctcactcctgAGCGGAAGATGGACATAGAGGAGCTCAGCCCCATGGCCCGAGGTCGCTTCTCTCTGACCCCTGCAGAGGGGGATACCGAGGAAGATGATGGATTTGTGGACATCCTGGAGAGTGACTTAAAG GACGATGATGCAGTCCCCCCGGGCATGGAGAGCCTCATTAGCGCCCCACTGGTCAAGACcttggaaaaggaagaggagcag GACCTCATCATGTACAGCAAGTGCCAGCGGCTCTTCCGCTCTCCATCCATGCCCTGCAGCGTGATCCGGCCCATCCTCAAGAGGCTGGAGCGGCCCCAGGACAGGGACACGCCAGTGCAGAATAAGCGGAGGCGGAGTGTGACCCCTCCGGAGGAGCAGCAGGAGCCTGAGGAACCT AAAGCCCGAGTCCTCCGCTCAAAATCACTGTGTCATGATGAGATCGAGAACCTCCTGGACAGTGACCACCGAGAGCTGATTGGAGATTACTCTAAG gCCTTCCTCCTACAGACTGTCGATGGAAAGCACCAAGACCTCAAGTACATTTCACCAGAAACG ATGGTGGCCCTGTTGATGGGCAAGTTCAGCAACATCGTGGAGAAGTTTGTGATTGTGGACTGCAGATACCCCTATGAGTATGAAGGTGGGCACATCAAG ACTGCGGTGAACTTGCCTCTGGAACGAGACGCCGAGAGCTTTCTGTTGCAGAGCCCCATCACACCCTgtagcctggacaagagagtcATCCTCATTTTCCACTGTGAATTCTCATCTGAGCGTGGGCCCCGAAT GTGCCGTTTCATCAGGGAGCGAGACCGTTCTGTCAATGACTACCCCAGCCTCTACTATCCCGAGATGTATATCCTGAAAGGCGGCTACAAGGAGTTCTTCCCTCAGCACCCG AACTTCTGTGAACCGCAGGACTACCGGCCCATGAACCACCAGGCCTTCAAGGATGAGCTAAAGACCTTCCGCCTGAAGACCCGCAGCTGGGCTGGGGAGCGGAGCCGGCGGGAGCTCTGCAGCAGGCTGCAGGACCAGTGA
- the CDC25B gene encoding M-phase inducer phosphatase 2 isoform X4: MDSPSPMDPQMAEQTFEQAIQAASRVIRNEHFAIRRFQSMPVRLLGHSPVLRNITNSQTPDGWRKSEAGGGDASSSGEDKENVCFWKAGMGALWGEEGACWGSSLACEDPPLSSWLQDGFVFKMPWKPPHLTSAHALAEWASRREAFAQRPSSAPDLMCLTPERKMDIEELSPMARGRFSLTPAEGDTEEDDGFVDILESDLKDDDAVPPGMESLISAPLVKTLEKEEEQDLIMYSKCQRLFRSPSMPCSVIRPILKRLERPQDRDTPVQNKRRRSVTPPEEQQEPEEPKARVLRSKSLCHDEIENLLDSDHRELIGDYSKAFLLQTVDGKHQDLKYISPETMVALLMGKFSNIVEKFVIVDCRYPYEYEGGHIKTAVNLPLERDAESFLLQSPITPCSLDKRVILIFHCEFSSERGPRMCRFIRERDRSVNDYPSLYYPEMYILKGGYKEFFPQHPNFCEPQDYRPMNHQAFKDELKTFRLKTRSWAGERSRRELCSRLQDQ, from the exons ATGGACTCCCCCAGCCCTATGGACCCCCAGATGGCGGAGCAGAC GTTTGAACAGGCCATCCAGGCAGCCAGCCGGGTCATTCGAAA TGAGCATTTTGCCATCAGACGCTTCCAGTCTATGCCG GTGAGGCTGCTGGGCCACAGCCCTGTGCTTCGGAACATCACCAACTCCCAGACACCCGATGGCTGGAGGAAGAGCGAGGCCGGCGGTGGAGATGCCAGCAGCTCTGGGGAAGACAAGGAGAATGTGTGCTTCTGGAAGGCCGGGATGGGAGCTCTctggggagaggaaggggcaTGCTGGGGTAGTTCCCTGGCATGTGAGGACCCTCCTCTCTCATCTTGGCTGCAGGATGGATTTGTCTTCAAGATGCCATGGAAGCCCCCACATCTCACCTCTGCCCATGCTCTGGCAGAGTGGGCCAGCCGCAGGGAAGCCTTTGCCCAGAGGCCCAGCTCGGCCCCTGACCTGATG tgtctcactcctgAGCGGAAGATGGACATAGAGGAGCTCAGCCCCATGGCCCGAGGTCGCTTCTCTCTGACCCCTGCAGAGGGGGATACCGAGGAAGATGATGGATTTGTGGACATCCTGGAGAGTGACTTAAAG GACGATGATGCAGTCCCCCCGGGCATGGAGAGCCTCATTAGCGCCCCACTGGTCAAGACcttggaaaaggaagaggagcag GACCTCATCATGTACAGCAAGTGCCAGCGGCTCTTCCGCTCTCCATCCATGCCCTGCAGCGTGATCCGGCCCATCCTCAAGAGGCTGGAGCGGCCCCAGGACAGGGACACGCCAGTGCAGAATAAGCGGAGGCGGAGTGTGACCCCTCCGGAGGAGCAGCAGGAGCCTGAGGAACCT AAAGCCCGAGTCCTCCGCTCAAAATCACTGTGTCATGATGAGATCGAGAACCTCCTGGACAGTGACCACCGAGAGCTGATTGGAGATTACTCTAAG gCCTTCCTCCTACAGACTGTCGATGGAAAGCACCAAGACCTCAAGTACATTTCACCAGAAACG ATGGTGGCCCTGTTGATGGGCAAGTTCAGCAACATCGTGGAGAAGTTTGTGATTGTGGACTGCAGATACCCCTATGAGTATGAAGGTGGGCACATCAAG ACTGCGGTGAACTTGCCTCTGGAACGAGACGCCGAGAGCTTTCTGTTGCAGAGCCCCATCACACCCTgtagcctggacaagagagtcATCCTCATTTTCCACTGTGAATTCTCATCTGAGCGTGGGCCCCGAAT GTGCCGTTTCATCAGGGAGCGAGACCGTTCTGTCAATGACTACCCCAGCCTCTACTATCCCGAGATGTATATCCTGAAAGGCGGCTACAAGGAGTTCTTCCCTCAGCACCCG AACTTCTGTGAACCGCAGGACTACCGGCCCATGAACCACCAGGCCTTCAAGGATGAGCTAAAGACCTTCCGCCTGAAGACCCGCAGCTGGGCTGGGGAGCGGAGCCGGCGGGAGCTCTGCAGCAGGCTGCAGGACCAGTGA
- the CDC25B gene encoding M-phase inducer phosphatase 2 isoform X3: MDSPSPMDPQMAEQTFEQAIQAASRVIRNEHFAIRRFQSMPVRLLGHSPVLRNITNSQTPDGWRKSEAGGGDASSSGEDKENDGFVFKMPWKPPHLTSAHALAEWASRREAFAQRPSSAPDLMCLTPERKMDIEELSPMARGRFSLTPAEGDTEEDDGFVDILESDLKDDDAVPPGMESLISAPLVKTLEKEEEQDLIMYSKCQRLFRSPSMPCSVIRPILKRLERPQDRDTPVQNKRRRSVTPPEEQQEPEEPKARVLRSKSLCHDEIENLLDSDHRELIGDYSKAFLLQTVDGKHQDLKYISPETMVALLMGKFSNIVEKFVIVDCRYPYEYEGGHIKTAVNLPLERDAESFLLQSPITPCSLDKRVILIFHCEFSSERGPRMCRFIRERDRSVNDYPSLYYPEMYILKGGYKEFFPQHPNFCEPQDYRPMNHQAFKDELKTFRLKTRSWAGERSRRELCSRLQDQ; this comes from the exons ATGGACTCCCCCAGCCCTATGGACCCCCAGATGGCGGAGCAGAC GTTTGAACAGGCCATCCAGGCAGCCAGCCGGGTCATTCGAAA TGAGCATTTTGCCATCAGACGCTTCCAGTCTATGCCG GTGAGGCTGCTGGGCCACAGCCCTGTGCTTCGGAACATCACCAACTCCCAGACACCCGATGGCTGGAGGAAGAGCGAGGCCGGCGGTGGAGATGCCAGCAGCTCTGGGGAAGACAAGGAGAAT GATGGATTTGTCTTCAAGATGCCATGGAAGCCCCCACATCTCACCTCTGCCCATGCTCTGGCAGAGTGGGCCAGCCGCAGGGAAGCCTTTGCCCAGAGGCCCAGCTCGGCCCCTGACCTGATG tgtctcactcctgAGCGGAAGATGGACATAGAGGAGCTCAGCCCCATGGCCCGAGGTCGCTTCTCTCTGACCCCTGCAGAGGGGGATACCGAGGAAGATGATGGATTTGTGGACATCCTGGAGAGTGACTTAAAG GACGATGATGCAGTCCCCCCGGGCATGGAGAGCCTCATTAGCGCCCCACTGGTCAAGACcttggaaaaggaagaggagcag GACCTCATCATGTACAGCAAGTGCCAGCGGCTCTTCCGCTCTCCATCCATGCCCTGCAGCGTGATCCGGCCCATCCTCAAGAGGCTGGAGCGGCCCCAGGACAGGGACACGCCAGTGCAGAATAAGCGGAGGCGGAGTGTGACCCCTCCGGAGGAGCAGCAGGAGCCTGAGGAACCT AAAGCCCGAGTCCTCCGCTCAAAATCACTGTGTCATGATGAGATCGAGAACCTCCTGGACAGTGACCACCGAGAGCTGATTGGAGATTACTCTAAG gCCTTCCTCCTACAGACTGTCGATGGAAAGCACCAAGACCTCAAGTACATTTCACCAGAAACG ATGGTGGCCCTGTTGATGGGCAAGTTCAGCAACATCGTGGAGAAGTTTGTGATTGTGGACTGCAGATACCCCTATGAGTATGAAGGTGGGCACATCAAG ACTGCGGTGAACTTGCCTCTGGAACGAGACGCCGAGAGCTTTCTGTTGCAGAGCCCCATCACACCCTgtagcctggacaagagagtcATCCTCATTTTCCACTGTGAATTCTCATCTGAGCGTGGGCCCCGAAT GTGCCGTTTCATCAGGGAGCGAGACCGTTCTGTCAATGACTACCCCAGCCTCTACTATCCCGAGATGTATATCCTGAAAGGCGGCTACAAGGAGTTCTTCCCTCAGCACCCG AACTTCTGTGAACCGCAGGACTACCGGCCCATGAACCACCAGGCCTTCAAGGATGAGCTAAAGACCTTCCGCCTGAAGACCCGCAGCTGGGCTGGGGAGCGGAGCCGGCGGGAGCTCTGCAGCAGGCTGCAGGACCAGTGA
- the AP5S1 gene encoding AP-5 complex subunit sigma-1, translating to MVHAFLVHTLRAPNAEDTGLCRVLYSCVFGAEKSPDDPRPHGAERDRLLQKEQILAVARQVESMCRLQQQASGRPSMDLQLQSSDEQVSLAEAPRGAFRLAAGDPFQEPRTVVWLGVLSLGFALVLDAHENLLLAEGTLRLLARLLLDHLRLLAPSTNLLLRADRIEGILTRFLPHGQLLFLNDQFVQGLEKEFSAAWPR from the exons ATGGTCCACGCCTTCCTCGTTCACACCTTGAGGGCCCCAAATGCTGAGGACACAGGCCTTTGCCGAGTGCTCTACTCCTGTGTCTTTGGTGCTGAGAAATCACCTGATGACCCACGGCCACATGGTGCTGAGAGGGACAGGCTTCTCCAGAAGGAACAGATTTTAGCCGTGGCCAG GCAGGTGGAGTCAATGTGCCGGCTGCAGCAGCAGGCGTCTGGCCGGCCCTCCATGGACCTGCAGCTGCAGTCCTCAGATGAGCAAGTGTCCCTGGCCGAGGCCCCACGTGGGGCCTTCCGGCTGGCAGCAGGGGACCCTTTTCAGGAGCCACGGACAGTGGTGTGGCTGGGCGTGCTCTCATTAGGCTTTGCCCTGGTGCTGGACGCCCATGAGAATCTGCTGCTGGCTGAGGGCACACTCCGGCTGCTGGCACGCCTCCTCCTTGACCACCTCCGGCTACTGGCGCCCAGCACCAACCTCCTGCTGCGAGCTGACCGCATCGAGGGCATCCTCACCCGCTTCCTGCCCCATGGTCAGCTACTTTTCCTCAACGACCAGTTTGTCCAAGGCCTGGAGAAGGAATTCAGTGCTGCTTGGCCCCGGTGA